The stretch of DNA GCATCAATGTCAGCTAGATCCACATCCTTGAGTTGCAGTTCCAACTCCTGCAAGCCGGAGATTTCGTTGGGCAGCAGAATGAGCATATGGATGTTAGAGTATTCATAGGGGAGCTGGACAGCCCGGGCTTTCAGCTGTGGTAAATCAGCGAACCTGAACTTGTCCTCCTGGTACATCATGTTCACCTCCACCCGCGTGTCCGGGTCCACGTGGAAAGCGTCTAGCGAGGTGGTCTCCGGCATAAAGGGTTTCTGCCACTTTCCCTTGAAGTACAGGGCGTTGATGAGCACGGCGCTGGTCTCGTCGTTCACGGCGTCCGACTGAAGCAGGTTGGTGATCTTGTGCTCCGTCTCCAGTTCCACCCACTCGTTGATCTGCTGCGTTGCCCCTTCGGAATCGGCAAACTTGGCAACCTCCGCCTTCGACTGGAAAAAGTCAACGGCAATCTCGTTGAATTCCGGATGCAGTTCCAGGCTATCGTTCACGTACAATCGATTCACGGACTTCAGAACGGGTCCTCGGTCGCCATAATTGCAGTTTGTCCGCCAGAATTCCCCAAAGGAGCGGGCTATGTGATGACGATCTCCTGGTCCAAGTTGCAGTCCATTCCTCAGCTCCTCGGCCGTCGATCCTGAAGCTCCCATGAAGGCCAGGGTCAAGCAACTTTGGACGGAAGCGGGTGAGAAAACCGTGTTTATTGGGGAATCTCTGTTTTGCTGCAGGGCATCTTTGGTAATGGTGTCTATCAGGTTGCGGGAGAACAGATTTCTACTTTCCTGGGGGTCGCTCATCTTGATCTGCAgatagaaaacaaaattcttaaaaaatttaaaatatattttagaataaGAAACTCAACAGTACCGTGCTTATTCTACTTTACCAGAAGTAATTGCAAATGCTTACAAAAATACTGCCTACCGTTCATGACGTTTTCGAATCAAACTACTACGGTGTACTTTTTATTGCCGAAAAAATATTCcacaaattataatcaattcaactccataaaagaaaaagtataATAAACAAATGGGCAGGCACTAATTGCTTTCGTCATTAAAAATGGCTTTATAACAAACGCCACGAAAgctaattaaatgataaaaaagGAAACACGTCAACTGATAAAGTTGTtgatgtttatattatattttcttatcgCTCATAATGCACAAATCTCAAAAAAAACAGTATAGTGGGTGGTGCATTCTTTCTCTCCTATGAAACACTACTCATTTGGCTTACCATAACCTAGTCTACCAGGAATCTGATAGATTAAGCACTACATGGAACTGGTAATATAATTTCTGATAAGCTGCTGGGCTCGGTGAAAGAGGTGAGGAGCGTCTTTGATTGATAACTATTTATTCGCTGATAACTTACACCGGAAAAGAGAGCCAAACGGAGGCAACTGGGGAAGGTGCGTGAGGTCTGTCAAACGGCGCGGAACTGACTAACGCCCGGAATTGCAGTGACTCAGAACTGAACGAACCGTGCCTCGATTAGATAAATTCCAAGAGAGTCTGGAGTGGCAGGTGCTCTTGGCTGAGAGAGCCTGCTGATTAGCCAGCTGGAACAGAAGCTTCCTATCAGCATATCCGCCAGGTCGATAGCTTATCTGGCttcttattataataattgctCGATCATAGGGTCTTATCAATCAAGTTCCCATTATTTACTCTTATGTTTCCGAAAAAAGAGTAGCCACCGACTCTTCAATTGCAAAGCTGAAATAAATT from Drosophila takahashii strain IR98-3 E-12201 chromosome 2R, DtakHiC1v2, whole genome shotgun sequence encodes:
- the Spn42Dc gene encoding serine protease inhibitor 42Dd is translated as MSDPQESRNLFSRNLIDTITKDALQQNRDSPINTVFSPASVQSCLTLAFMGASGSTAEELRNGLQLGPGDRHHIARSFGEFWRTNCNYGDRGPVLKSVNRLYVNDSLELHPEFNEIAVDFFQSKAEVAKFADSEGATQQINEWVELETEHKITNLLQSDAVNDETSAVLINALYFKGKWQKPFMPETTSLDAFHVDPDTRVEVNMMYQEDKFRFADLPQLKARAVQLPYEYSNIHMLILLPNEISGLQELELQLKDVDLADIDAAMILQDVEIFLPRMDIEYDVDLKQILNQLGIAEVFSDNAKLDGLFTSKTGQKISAAKHRGYINVNEAGSEAAAVTFMKIVPMMLNMNKKLFKVDHPFVFYIRNSQAVFFAGRYSNPRSGLKEEGASREGSNASMYNVPEQQ